From Melospiza melodia melodia isolate bMelMel2 chromosome 31, bMelMel2.pri, whole genome shotgun sequence, one genomic window encodes:
- the LOC134431184 gene encoding peptidyl-prolyl cis-trans isomerase FKBP11-like — protein sequence MPFPAALLLLALLLPPPPLCRAAESETESGARELRLETIVAPPEGCTELSAPGDTVHIHYTGTLEDGRIIDSSLGRDPLQVELGRRQVIPGLEQSLLDMCVGEKRRAVIPPHLAYGKRGSPPTIPADAVLRFEVELVGLSRASYWQKVLNEVVPLLCLALVPALLGLIGFHLYRKASSPKLSKKKQKEEKRNKAKKK from the exons ATGCCGTTCCCCGCCGCTCTGCTCCtcttggctctgctgctgccgccgccgccgctctgcCGCGCCGCCGAGAGCGAAACCGAAAGCGGCGCCCGGGAGCTACGGCTGGAAACGATC GTGGCCCCTCCCGAGGGCTGCACGGAGCTGTCGGCGCCGGGGGACACGGTGCACATCCACTACACG GGCACCCTGGAGGATGGCCGCATCATCGACTCCTCCCTCGGCCGGGACCCGCTGCAGGTGGAGCTGGGCAGGCGCCAGGTGATCCCTG ggctggagcagagcctgctggACATGTGTGTGGG GGAGAAGCGCAGAGCCGTCATCCCCCCTCACTTGGCCTACGGCAAACGGGGCTCGCCCCCAACCATCCCAG CTGACGCTGTGCTGCGCTTCGAGGTGGAGCTGGTGGGGCTGTCCCGTGCCAGTTACTGGCAGAAGGTGCTGAACGAGGTGGTGCCACTGCTgtgcctggcactggtgccagcgcTGCTGGGCCTCATTGGCTTCCACCTCTACCGCAAGGCCAGCAGCCCCAAGCTGTCCaagaagaagcagaaggaggagaagaggaacaaagccaaaaagaaataa
- the LOC134431239 gene encoding dynein regulatory complex subunit 2-like codes for MQEKLSREEQSSLWGLHKVRTLWRSAQRKAKDKELRQDIEILSQTFSRVMDCKDGTIEALVTELKQAEEQQNRALSSHLDLTDQLLNLQRRRLEYLEQGFSAQVGALKADFEAERKAMLEQRDWESWVLQQMELAMEEEHARSEQAALLNFQSARDDIKNKCWQDQQYSRLQLGARLEGLWEQIQTARRNYAQATEKKKVELEELKKKCERTSSEINVQAKRLEKLQDMVTATRAQIAAHLRRSEEQTQRIRGDREDAQQKLQKLRSQISGTGATAHTHLVTLCSQCAATLKVLQQLVEKAQRLLRLAELCRRLETEEEKVLPFYPSSLGELEQQKARMVLEETASQPLARVMKDYIGLEKFWQRFNKAKLEEKGLEKARAALAARNQELRRLLQQYLAGATIHQRVPKDPHPLLATKQKPHPQK; via the exons ATGCAG GAGAAGCTGAGCcgggaggagcagagcagcctctGGGGTCTCCACAAGGTCCGCACGCTCTGGCGCTCAGCCCAACGCAAGGCCAAGGACAAAGAGCTGCGCCAGGACATCGAGATCCTCAGCCAGACCTTCTCAAGGGTCATGGACTGCAAGGATGGCACCATTGAG gcgCTGGTGACGGAGCTGAAgcaagcagaggagcagcagaacCGAGCCCTGAGCAGCCACCTGGACCTCACAGACCAACTGCTGAACCTGCAGCGCCGCCGCCTGGAATACCTGGAGCAGGGCTTTAGTGCCCAGGTGGGCGCCCTGAAGGCCGACTTTGAGGCTGAGAG GaaggccatgctggagcagcGGGACTGGGAAAGCTGGGTCCTGCAGCAAATGGAGCTGGCCATGGAGGAGGAGCACGCCAGGAGCGAGCAGGCGGCCTTGCTGAACTTCCAGAGCGCCAGGGATGACATCAAAAACAAG tgctggcaggATCAGCAGTACAGccgcctgcagctgggggccaggctcgaggggctgtgggagcagatCCAGACAGCACGCAGGAACTACGCCCAGGCCACTGAGAAGAAGAAggtggagctggaggagctcaAGAAGAAGTGTGagaggacttccagcgagatcaACGTGCAGGCGAAGAGGCTGGAGAAGCTGCAG GACATGGTCACGGCCACCCGGGCGCAGATCGCGGCTCACCTGCGCCGGAGCGAGGAGCAGACGCAGCGCATCCGCGGCGACCGCGAGGACGCCCAGCAGAAGCTGCAGAAGCTCCGCTCTCAGATCAGCGGCACCGGCGCCACGGCTCACACCCACCTGGTGACACTCTGCTCCCAGTGCGCTGCCACCCTcaaggtgctgcagcagctggtgGAGAAG GCTCAGCGCCTCCTGCGCCTGGCTGAGCTGTGCCGCAGGCTGGAGACGGaagaggagaaggtgctgcccttcTACCCCTCCTCGCTGGGCGAGCTGGAGCAGCAAAAAGCCCGCATGGTCCTGGAGGAGACGGCCAGCCAGCCCCTGGCACGG GTGATGAAGGACTACATTGGGCTGGAGAAGTTCTGGcagaggttcaacaaggccaagctgGAGGAGAAGGGGCTGGAGAAGGCACGGGCAGCCTTGGCAgccaggaaccaggagctcaggaggCTCCTCCAGCAGTACCTGGCGGGGGCTACAATCCACCAGAGGGTGCCCAAAGatccccatcccctccttgcCACCAAGCAAAAACCTCATCCCCAGAAATGA
- the LOC134431183 gene encoding rho-related GTP-binding protein Rho6, whose product MRERRPAPAAPARCKLVLVGDVQCGKTAMLQVLAKDCYPETYVPTVFENYTACLASEEQRVELSLWDTSGSPYYDNVRPLCYSDSDAVLLCFDVSRPETLDSATKKWKTEILDYCPNTRVLLIGCKTDLRTDLSTLLELSHQKQAPISYEQGCAAARQLGAEGYLECSAFTSEKSVHSIFRAASGLCLSSAAPQPPRSPGRGLSKRLLHLPSRSELISSTFKKEKAKSCSVM is encoded by the exons ATGCGGGAGCGGAGGCCGGCACCGGCCGCCCCGGCCCGGTGCAAGCTGGTGCTGGTGGGTGACGTGCAGTGCGGCAAGACGGCCATGCTGCAGGTGCTGGCCAAGGATTGCTACCCTGAG ACGTACGTGCCCACCGTGTTTGAGAACTACACGGCGTGTCTGGCCAGCGAGGAGCAGCGGGTGGAACTGAGCCTCTGGGACACCTCCG GCTCCCCCTACTATGACAACGTGCGGCCCCTGTGCTACAGCGACTCGGACGCCGTCCTGCTCTGCTTCGATGTCAGCCGGCCCGAGACCCTCGACAGCGCCACCAAGaag TGGAAGACAGAAATCCTGGATTATTGCCCCAACACCCGCGTGCTGCTCATCGGCTGCAAGACGGACCTGAGGACAGACCTGAGCACGCTGCTGGAGCTCTCGCACCAGAAACAGGCGCCCATCTCCTACGAGCAG GGCTGCGCGGCCGCCCGGCAGTTGGGAGCCGAGGGTTACCTGGAGTGTTCGGCCTTCACCTCGGAGAAGAGCGTGCACAGCATCTTCCGCGCCGCGtccgggctgtgcctgagcagcgccgccccgcagcctccccgcagccccgggcgcgGCCtctccaagcgcctcctgcacCTCCCCAGCCGCTCCGAGCTCATCTCCTCCACCTTCAAGAAGGAAAAAGCGAAAAGCTGCTCCGTCATGTGA